A genomic region of Verrucomicrobiota bacterium contains the following coding sequences:
- a CDS encoding DUF1552 domain-containing protein, with amino-acid sequence MKIPQTQFNRRAFLRGTGALVALPFLESLSRPLSAVSVTGKAVDSMRMVCIGLQYGMHPQGFFPDKTGRNYELPYLLEPLKGLQNDFTVFSHLDHPGMKGGHEAVHTYLSGIRADMAKSMPEGNISMDQKAAEFVGTATRYQSMQLNVGGGDNGLSWTRNGVSIPAVSNLQQMFDALFLETDLAHKRRLARSYKLNSSILDVVRDDAQDLQQRLGANDLEKLDEYFTSVREVEKRLQMSEAWLNKPKPNVDFQFPRPLPTDFYEEVPLYYDLMKLALMTDSTRVLTYSINGWSGDSGLPGVTQGYHALTHHGQDPSRLKELTIIETFHAKQLARFIEELKRTEVENETSLLDKTMVLFGSGMGNASSHSNRDLPLMLAGGGFKHGEHKDYPKVGDKQTPACNLYVSMLQKFGLEIDNFGTSSGTLVGLS; translated from the coding sequence ATGAAAATTCCCCAAACCCAATTTAACCGACGAGCCTTTTTAAGAGGGACAGGAGCATTGGTGGCTTTACCGTTTTTGGAGTCTCTTTCCAGGCCCTTATCTGCCGTATCAGTTACCGGGAAAGCGGTTGATTCAATGCGTATGGTTTGCATCGGTTTGCAATATGGCATGCACCCTCAGGGATTTTTTCCGGACAAAACCGGCCGAAATTATGAGCTGCCGTACCTTCTCGAACCCCTAAAAGGCTTACAAAACGATTTCACTGTTTTTTCTCATCTCGATCATCCTGGAATGAAAGGCGGCCATGAAGCGGTGCATACTTACTTGTCGGGCATTCGTGCCGACATGGCCAAGTCCATGCCTGAGGGTAATATTTCCATGGATCAAAAGGCGGCGGAATTCGTTGGCACAGCCACACGTTATCAATCCATGCAACTGAACGTCGGTGGTGGAGACAATGGGCTGTCCTGGACGCGCAATGGAGTCAGTATTCCCGCTGTATCGAATCTTCAACAAATGTTCGACGCATTGTTTCTGGAAACCGATCTGGCGCACAAGCGTCGTTTGGCACGCTCCTATAAACTGAACAGCAGCATTCTGGATGTTGTTCGCGATGACGCACAAGATCTTCAACAACGACTGGGTGCCAATGATCTGGAAAAGCTCGATGAGTACTTTACTTCGGTGCGCGAAGTGGAGAAGCGATTGCAAATGTCGGAGGCCTGGTTAAACAAGCCAAAGCCCAATGTTGATTTTCAGTTTCCACGACCTCTGCCTACGGATTTTTACGAAGAGGTTCCCTTGTATTACGATTTGATGAAGTTGGCTTTGATGACTGATTCCACGCGGGTGTTGACCTATTCAATAAATGGATGGAGTGGCGACTCGGGATTGCCGGGAGTTACTCAAGGATATCACGCGTTGACGCACCATGGTCAGGATCCTTCGCGTCTGAAAGAGCTTACGATTATTGAGACCTTCCATGCCAAACAGCTTGCTCGATTCATCGAGGAGCTCAAACGAACCGAAGTTGAAAACGAAACTTCGCTGCTGGACAAAACCATGGTGCTTTTCGGAAGTGGAATGGGAAATGCCAGCTCCCATTCGAATCGTGATCTTCCACTGATGCTTGCTGGTGGCGGATTTAAACATGGCGAACATAAAGACTATCCCAAGGTGGGTGATA